From one Candidatus Nanopelagicales bacterium genomic stretch:
- a CDS encoding MEDS domain-containing protein encodes MGQHVPLGPPGLSVEVGDHVCALYRGSDGRDDVLLPYLEAGLQAGDRCIAVLDEADPDEVAARLSDSCDADGARGSRQLDIRSSADTYLRGGGFSKPQMLEFWDQAVGTGMAEGGFSFTRSVGEMTWALRDMPGVEGLVDYESDLNRFLPQYPQVIVCLYDLDRFDGSVVVDLLRTHPKLLLRGSLIDNPYYLEPEEFLRSRAASPA; translated from the coding sequence ATGGGTCAGCACGTCCCGCTCGGGCCGCCGGGGCTGTCGGTGGAGGTGGGCGACCACGTGTGCGCCCTGTACCGGGGCTCCGACGGTCGCGACGACGTCCTGCTGCCGTACCTCGAGGCGGGGCTGCAGGCCGGCGACCGGTGCATCGCCGTCCTGGACGAGGCGGATCCCGACGAGGTGGCGGCCCGGCTCAGCGACTCCTGCGACGCGGACGGTGCCCGGGGGTCCCGCCAGCTCGACATCCGGTCCTCCGCCGACACCTACCTGCGCGGCGGCGGGTTCTCCAAGCCGCAGATGCTGGAGTTCTGGGACCAGGCGGTCGGGACCGGCATGGCCGAAGGCGGCTTCTCCTTCACCCGCAGCGTCGGGGAGATGACCTGGGCCCTGCGCGACATGCCCGGGGTCGAGGGACTGGTCGACTACGAGTCCGACCTCAACCGGTTCCTGCCGCAGTACCCGCAGGTGATCGTGTGCCTGTACGACCTGGACCGGTTCGACGGGAGCGTCGTCGTGGACCTCCTGCGTACGCACCCGAAGCTGCTGCTGCGAGGCAGCCTGATCGACAACCCGTACTACCTGGAGCCGGAGGAGTTCCTGCGCAGCCGGGCGGCGTCCCCGGCGTGA
- a CDS encoding aldehyde dehydrogenase family protein, which yields MSTTTPAAPAPAPATDAAAERAAKEAAAREEVAAVVARARAAMDAIADWDQDRVDELVTAVGWAICQPEHAQELARLAVDEGGFGRYDDKVTKIHRRVTGLIADMRGLRTVGVVEEDPARGLVKIAKPVGVVAALIPTTGPDATPPMKALMALKGRNAIVVAPHPRTRRTSELSVELMRAACAQVGAPEDLIQSLTSPSIGKTTELMKQADLIVATGGAAMVKAAYSSGTPAYGVGVGNSVHVVDETADVADAAAMIVAGKTFDLATSCLADNSLVVADAVYDDLLSRLQAAGGYLCTEDEKQRLRAAMWPDGGHIPALEVIAKPAHTIAGLAGIDVPEDTAFLMVTEDGVGPDHPFSGEKLSVVLAVYRYGSEIAEAVDLVNAITSYQGLGHTCGIHTSTDEHVDALANGTRTARVLVNQNLNEGAGSVRNGLPFTLSLSCGTWGGNITTENVNARHFVNLTWVSRPIEPHPVSEEDLFAAHWQKYGR from the coding sequence ATGTCGACGACCACGCCCGCCGCCCCCGCCCCCGCTCCCGCCACCGACGCCGCCGCCGAGCGCGCCGCGAAGGAGGCCGCCGCGCGCGAGGAGGTGGCCGCCGTCGTCGCCCGCGCCCGGGCAGCCATGGACGCCATCGCCGACTGGGACCAGGACCGCGTCGACGAGCTCGTCACCGCGGTCGGGTGGGCGATCTGCCAGCCCGAGCACGCCCAGGAGCTGGCCCGGCTGGCCGTGGACGAGGGCGGCTTCGGCAGGTACGACGACAAGGTCACGAAGATCCACCGGCGGGTCACCGGACTCATCGCCGACATGCGGGGGCTGCGGACGGTCGGCGTGGTGGAGGAGGACCCGGCTCGGGGGCTGGTCAAGATCGCCAAGCCGGTCGGCGTCGTCGCGGCGCTGATCCCGACGACCGGACCCGACGCGACTCCGCCGATGAAGGCGCTGATGGCCCTGAAGGGCCGCAACGCGATCGTCGTGGCGCCCCACCCGCGGACCCGGCGCACCAGCGAGCTGTCGGTGGAGCTGATGCGCGCGGCATGCGCCCAGGTCGGAGCACCGGAGGACCTGATCCAGAGCCTGACGTCGCCGTCGATCGGCAAGACCACCGAGTTGATGAAGCAGGCGGACCTGATCGTGGCCACCGGTGGGGCTGCGATGGTGAAGGCGGCGTACAGCAGCGGGACGCCCGCGTACGGGGTCGGGGTCGGCAACTCGGTCCACGTGGTGGACGAGACCGCCGACGTCGCGGACGCCGCGGCGATGATCGTGGCCGGCAAGACCTTCGACCTGGCCACCAGCTGCCTGGCCGACAACTCGCTCGTGGTGGCGGACGCCGTCTACGACGACCTGCTGTCACGGCTGCAGGCGGCGGGGGGCTACCTGTGCACCGAGGACGAGAAGCAGCGCCTGCGCGCGGCGATGTGGCCTGACGGGGGCCACATCCCGGCCCTGGAGGTCATCGCCAAGCCGGCCCACACGATCGCCGGGCTGGCGGGGATCGACGTCCCGGAGGACACCGCGTTCCTCATGGTCACCGAGGACGGAGTCGGACCGGACCATCCCTTCTCCGGGGAGAAGCTCTCGGTCGTGCTGGCGGTGTACCGCTACGGATCCGAGATCGCCGAGGCCGTCGACCTGGTGAACGCCATCACCTCCTACCAGGGGCTGGGTCACACCTGCGGCATCCACACCAGCACCGACGAGCACGTCGACGCGCTGGCGAACGGGACTCGCACCGCCCGCGTCCTGGTGAACCAGAACCTCAACGAGGGCGCCGGCTCGGTACGCAACGGACTGCCGTTCACCCTGAGCCTGTCCTGCGGGACCTGGGGCGGCAACATCACCACCGAGAACGTCAACGCCCGGCACTTCGTCAACCTCACCTGGGTGTCCCGCCCGATCGAGCCGCACCCGGTCTCCGAGGAGGACCTCTTCGCGGCGCACTGGCAGAAGTACGGCCGCTGA
- a CDS encoding NAD(P)/FAD-dependent oxidoreductase has protein sequence MATSSHTSVAPGMDVRDTTISNAEWRSLIDRFEDGELEGPILNVDPDDDREFDAIFVGGGAGGRFGSAFLRARGGRQLTIDRWPFLGGTCPHQACVPHHLFSESARELDLARTLSGRLWFPEFDESRASVLDLVQLFKAGRNSAHSFMNYQSKEQLGMEYILNAAATVLDAHTVEVAGRVFTARNLVLGTGAKTVYPDIPGIRLPGVFDYAELVEDLDYDPRSCVIIGGSKIAIEYGSFFQAAGCQTTILTRSPLMTTKSLHHVDEDLRQYVVSGMRDRGVVIHEGTTPIAVLGEDRATGVRVRLADGSTVDIPCDMVFVGTGERANSDPYVESLGVAVDDRGSIIVDAGMRTSVPDVYAIGDLIGPPMEMFKARKCGMTAARNIMGEDYTFDFSEYPDFLHSTYEVTWVGLSEAEAREKYDDVIVIQMPPPGVPYGDIPLPCAEGSMLYAFTHPEKTGFQKAVFDARSRKLVGAHHVGFGAKDSFQYLDFLIHRTEGLTIDQLAEMNELFLNSAHFIQLSRLRAGAMELSSL, from the coding sequence ATGGCCACGAGTTCCCACACCAGCGTCGCCCCGGGGATGGACGTCCGGGACACGACGATCTCCAACGCCGAGTGGCGCAGCCTGATCGACCGCTTCGAGGACGGGGAGCTCGAGGGACCCATCCTCAACGTCGACCCCGATGACGACCGCGAGTTCGACGCGATCTTCGTGGGCGGCGGGGCGGGCGGGCGGTTCGGGTCCGCGTTCCTGCGGGCGCGGGGCGGCCGCCAGCTGACCATCGACCGCTGGCCGTTCCTCGGGGGCACCTGCCCGCACCAGGCGTGCGTGCCGCACCACCTGTTCTCCGAGTCCGCGCGGGAGCTGGACCTGGCGCGAACTCTGTCGGGTCGGCTGTGGTTCCCGGAGTTCGACGAGAGCCGCGCGTCGGTGCTGGACCTCGTGCAGCTGTTCAAAGCCGGCCGCAACTCCGCCCACTCGTTCATGAACTACCAGAGCAAGGAACAGCTGGGGATGGAGTACATCCTCAACGCCGCGGCCACCGTCCTCGACGCGCACACGGTGGAGGTGGCCGGTCGCGTGTTCACCGCCCGCAACCTGGTGCTCGGGACGGGGGCCAAGACCGTCTACCCGGACATCCCGGGGATCCGGCTGCCCGGCGTGTTCGACTACGCCGAGCTGGTCGAGGACCTCGACTACGACCCGCGCTCCTGCGTCATCATCGGCGGCTCCAAGATCGCCATCGAGTACGGGTCGTTCTTCCAGGCGGCCGGCTGCCAGACGACGATCCTGACGCGCAGCCCGCTGATGACCACCAAGAGCCTGCACCACGTCGACGAGGACCTGCGCCAGTACGTCGTGTCCGGCATGCGAGACCGGGGAGTCGTCATCCACGAAGGGACGACGCCGATCGCCGTCCTCGGCGAGGACCGGGCCACCGGCGTGCGGGTGCGCCTCGCGGACGGGTCCACCGTCGACATCCCCTGCGACATGGTCTTCGTCGGCACCGGGGAGCGCGCCAACTCCGATCCGTACGTGGAGTCGCTCGGTGTCGCCGTCGACGACCGAGGATCGATCATCGTCGACGCGGGGATGCGCACCTCGGTCCCGGACGTCTACGCCATCGGCGACCTCATCGGGCCCCCCATGGAGATGTTCAAGGCCCGCAAGTGCGGGATGACCGCCGCCCGCAACATCATGGGCGAGGACTACACGTTCGACTTCTCCGAGTACCCCGACTTCCTGCACTCCACGTACGAGGTCACCTGGGTGGGCCTGTCCGAGGCCGAGGCACGCGAGAAGTACGACGACGTCATCGTGATCCAGATGCCGCCGCCCGGCGTCCCGTACGGAGACATCCCGCTGCCGTGCGCCGAGGGCTCGATGCTGTACGCGTTCACCCACCCGGAGAAGACCGGCTTCCAGAAGGCCGTGTTCGACGCCCGCAGCCGCAAGCTGGTCGGCGCGCACCACGTGGGGTTCGGGGCCAAGGACTCCTTCCAGTACCTGGACTTCCTGATCCACCGGACCGAGGGGCTCACGATCGACCAGCTGGCCGAGATGAACGAACTCTTCCTCAACTCCGCGCACTTCATCCAGCTCTCCCGGTTGCGCGCGGGAGCGATGGAGCTCAGCTCGCTGTAG
- a CDS encoding lyase family protein — translation MSNPAGGDLPRGIPTPEGYLGAQARITSGPAPELVAAGYAVEVRDAPLLHDGLTLADLAHVTVLAERGLLPEPVAAELLAVLLEVAEIPADEFPYDVVLGDAYNSRERELTRRAGDLAGWVHLGRTRREAGRIAFRLALRERLLDLAEAVADLAEALADRAADTADAVWADMTYLQPAQPSTFGHYLASFAEEAARHLARIRACYSWVDVSPGGSGGVGGTRLGLDRDAIARELGFATVGRNTRDTMWNVDGLVDVTSAATQSALTADRLCEDLQIMASPGFGLVELDASLCRASVLMPQKRNPYALSAVRAGTSTLIGRLTGVVATGRTPSAATDNWLHAYGEVTSALELARDLVALTAVVVGTLTIDREALERTARDPQTAATDLADEIVLRTGTDYRTAYRVVGRAVARWLAGETPLSLQALADAADEVVGRPVPGLESVDLAAVLDPRRLVHSRTEPGGSAPDSVRAELDALRPDLAAARAWVAERRAANADSRARLLARARARAATAS, via the coding sequence GTGAGCAACCCGGCCGGGGGGGACCTGCCGAGGGGCATCCCCACGCCCGAGGGCTACCTGGGGGCGCAGGCCCGGATCACCTCGGGGCCCGCGCCGGAACTGGTCGCCGCCGGGTACGCCGTCGAGGTCCGCGACGCCCCGCTGCTGCACGACGGACTGACCCTGGCCGATCTCGCCCACGTGACGGTGCTGGCGGAGCGGGGCCTGCTGCCCGAGCCGGTCGCGGCGGAACTGCTCGCGGTCCTGCTGGAGGTCGCCGAGATCCCGGCGGACGAGTTCCCTTACGACGTGGTCCTCGGGGACGCGTACAACAGCCGGGAGCGGGAGCTGACCCGTCGGGCCGGGGACCTGGCCGGCTGGGTCCACCTGGGCCGCACCCGGAGGGAGGCGGGGCGGATCGCCTTCCGGCTGGCGCTGCGGGAGCGGCTGCTGGACCTGGCGGAAGCGGTCGCCGACCTCGCCGAGGCCCTCGCCGACCGGGCTGCGGACACGGCCGACGCCGTGTGGGCGGACATGACCTACCTGCAGCCGGCTCAACCATCGACCTTCGGGCACTACCTCGCGTCGTTCGCCGAGGAGGCCGCGCGCCACCTCGCTCGGATCCGGGCCTGCTACTCGTGGGTGGACGTCTCGCCCGGAGGGTCCGGCGGAGTCGGGGGGACCCGCCTGGGGCTGGACCGGGATGCGATCGCCCGGGAACTCGGGTTCGCCACCGTGGGCCGCAACACCCGGGACACCATGTGGAACGTCGACGGCCTGGTCGACGTGACCAGCGCCGCGACGCAGTCGGCCCTGACGGCCGACCGGCTGTGCGAGGACCTGCAGATCATGGCCTCGCCCGGGTTCGGACTGGTCGAGCTGGACGCGTCCTTGTGCCGGGCGTCGGTGCTCATGCCGCAGAAGCGCAACCCCTACGCGCTGTCGGCCGTGCGCGCCGGCACCAGCACGCTGATCGGGCGGCTGACCGGGGTGGTGGCCACCGGGCGCACCCCGTCGGCCGCCACCGACAACTGGCTGCACGCCTACGGCGAGGTGACGTCGGCGCTGGAGCTCGCGCGGGACCTCGTGGCGCTCACCGCGGTCGTCGTAGGCACCCTCACGATCGACCGCGAGGCGCTGGAGCGGACCGCCCGGGACCCGCAGACGGCCGCGACGGACCTCGCCGACGAGATCGTGCTGCGGACCGGCACCGACTACCGCACGGCCTACCGGGTGGTCGGGCGGGCCGTGGCCCGCTGGCTCGCAGGCGAGACCCCCCTGTCCCTCCAGGCCCTCGCCGACGCCGCCGACGAGGTGGTCGGTCGACCGGTGCCGGGCCTGGAGTCGGTGGACCTCGCCGCCGTGCTGGACCCGCGTCGTCTCGTGCACTCCCGGACCGAGCCCGGGGGCAGTGCCCCGGACTCGGTCCGCGCGGAGCTGGACGCGCTGCGCCCGGACCTGGCCGCTGCGCGGGCCTGGGTGGCCGAGCGCCGGGCGGCGAACGCCGACTCCCGCGCGCGGCTCCTGGCGCGGGCGCGGGCCCGCGCCGCTACAGCGAGCTGA
- a CDS encoding pyridoxal-phosphate dependent enzyme: protein MSTTAGIAGSLARVGLASLPTPLQRAPRLSDALGVEVLLKRDDLTGIGLGGNKVRGLEFLLGEGIARGCDVLVTGSGPQSNWAFLAALAARRCGMDAALCFYGDPPAQPRGNLMLQSLTGARIRYTGDRDRASVDPVLEDIATELRAEGRVPLVLPRGGATGLGSVGYVVGARETADQVAAEALPSPQFWLATGSCGTQAGLEVGAAEGWFAGVTGVTVSRSAQECVDRVHRLAHEAAGLTGLSGPDLAGIEVRDGWIGAGYGVASDAGRAAAALVAKTEGILLDPFFGAKAMAALVDEARHGSLAGPIVFLVSGGAPTIFAEGGGL from the coding sequence GTGAGCACGACGGCCGGGATCGCCGGGTCGCTCGCGCGGGTCGGTCTCGCGTCCCTGCCGACTCCACTGCAGCGTGCGCCGCGCCTCTCGGACGCCCTGGGCGTGGAGGTGCTGCTGAAGAGGGACGACCTGACGGGGATCGGCCTCGGCGGCAACAAGGTGCGCGGGCTGGAGTTCCTGCTGGGGGAGGGGATCGCGCGCGGGTGCGACGTGCTGGTCACCGGGTCCGGCCCGCAGTCCAACTGGGCGTTCCTCGCCGCGCTGGCCGCGCGCCGCTGCGGCATGGACGCGGCGCTGTGCTTCTACGGGGACCCGCCGGCGCAGCCGCGCGGCAACCTGATGCTGCAGTCCCTCACCGGGGCCCGGATCCGCTACACCGGTGACCGCGACCGGGCCTCGGTCGACCCGGTCCTGGAGGACATCGCGACGGAGCTGCGTGCCGAAGGACGTGTCCCGCTGGTGCTGCCGAGGGGCGGCGCCACCGGGCTCGGCAGCGTCGGCTACGTCGTCGGCGCGCGGGAGACGGCCGACCAGGTGGCCGCCGAGGCCCTGCCGTCGCCACAGTTCTGGCTGGCGACCGGGTCGTGCGGCACCCAGGCCGGGCTCGAGGTCGGCGCCGCGGAGGGGTGGTTCGCCGGCGTCACCGGGGTGACGGTCAGCCGCTCGGCGCAGGAGTGCGTCGACCGGGTGCACCGGCTGGCGCACGAGGCGGCCGGGCTGACCGGGCTCAGCGGCCCCGACCTGGCCGGCATCGAGGTCCGCGACGGGTGGATCGGCGCGGGCTACGGGGTCGCCTCCGACGCGGGCCGCGCCGCCGCGGCCCTCGTCGCCAAGACCGAGGGCATCCTGCTGGACCCGTTCTTCGGGGCGAAGGCGATGGCGGCACTCGTCGACGAGGCGCGACATGGGAGCCTGGCCGGGCCGATCGTCTTCCTGGTGTCCGGTGGGGCGCCCACGATCTTCGCCGAAGGGGGAGGGCTGTGA
- a CDS encoding adenylosuccinate lyase family protein has translation MTAHPADSEIYGHLWSTPEVRAWFTDVGRLRAWLDLLATLAEAQAAVGLVPEPAAVAVRASVSDWVPDPGEVGRLTRETGHSTLGLIRVLQQHLPDEAREWVYYGATVQDLTDTWSALVMRSMTDVAVRDLRAMHAAAVELASRHRDTLMCGRTHGQPGLPITFGFKCAVWAEEIARHVARLEEGRPRREVVQLGGGLGTMEFWGPAAGPMIEEFAARLGLGVPAVPWLTARDGLAELAGQLAMVAATVGKIGDEVFELQRAEIGELREPSGPGTVGSITMPHKRNPEWSEHVGTLARLVRSQADLAIQGMIHGHERDGRAWKTEWVLLPELCMYASASLQAGVRILDGVEVDAERMRENLERQRGYVLSEPVMRALADRIGKHSAHQVVYEASRTGREQGVDLRTALRSDARLADIDDQELDRLLDPRAALGSVDRFIDAASARTP, from the coding sequence ATGACCGCGCACCCGGCCGACTCGGAGATCTACGGGCACCTGTGGTCCACGCCCGAGGTGCGGGCCTGGTTCACCGACGTCGGCCGGCTGCGCGCCTGGCTGGACCTGCTCGCCACGCTGGCCGAGGCGCAGGCGGCCGTCGGACTGGTCCCGGAGCCGGCAGCGGTGGCGGTGCGCGCCTCGGTGTCCGACTGGGTCCCGGACCCGGGCGAAGTCGGCCGGCTGACGCGGGAGACCGGTCACTCGACGTTGGGCCTGATCCGCGTGCTGCAGCAGCATCTGCCGGACGAGGCCCGCGAGTGGGTCTACTACGGGGCGACCGTCCAGGACCTCACCGACACCTGGTCCGCGCTGGTCATGCGGTCGATGACCGACGTGGCCGTGCGGGACCTGCGCGCGATGCACGCCGCGGCCGTGGAGCTCGCATCCCGCCACCGGGACACCCTGATGTGCGGCCGCACCCACGGGCAGCCCGGCCTGCCGATCACGTTCGGCTTCAAGTGCGCCGTGTGGGCGGAGGAGATCGCCCGCCACGTCGCGCGGTTGGAGGAGGGGCGCCCGCGTCGCGAGGTCGTGCAGTTGGGCGGTGGCCTGGGGACGATGGAGTTCTGGGGGCCGGCTGCCGGTCCGATGATCGAGGAGTTCGCGGCCCGGCTCGGGCTGGGCGTGCCCGCCGTGCCCTGGCTGACGGCGCGGGACGGGCTGGCCGAGCTGGCCGGTCAGCTGGCGATGGTGGCGGCGACGGTCGGCAAGATCGGTGATGAGGTCTTCGAGCTGCAGCGGGCTGAGATCGGCGAGCTGCGCGAGCCGTCCGGTCCCGGCACGGTGGGTAGCATCACGATGCCGCACAAGCGCAACCCGGAGTGGTCCGAGCATGTCGGGACCCTGGCCCGGCTGGTGCGCAGCCAGGCGGACCTGGCGATCCAGGGGATGATCCACGGCCACGAGCGGGACGGCCGGGCGTGGAAGACCGAGTGGGTGCTCCTCCCCGAGCTGTGCATGTACGCCTCGGCGTCGCTGCAGGCCGGGGTGCGCATCCTGGACGGCGTGGAGGTCGACGCCGAACGGATGCGCGAGAACCTGGAGCGGCAGCGGGGGTACGTCCTGTCCGAGCCGGTCATGCGTGCGCTCGCGGACCGGATCGGCAAGCACTCGGCCCACCAGGTGGTGTACGAGGCGTCGCGGACCGGGCGCGAGCAGGGGGTCGATCTCCGTACCGCGCTGAGGAGCGACGCGCGACTGGCGGACATCGACGACCAGGAGCTGGACCGGCTGCTGGACCCACGCGCCGCGCTGGGCTCGGTGGACCGCTTCATCGACGCCGCGTCGGCACGTACCCCGTGA
- a CDS encoding phosphosulfolactate synthase: MEETVSLPSFLDLPPRQAKPRERGLTHVLDKGLGLSATHGLLEQAGHLIDVVKVGWGIGYIDPGLRERVAAYRAADVLVSLGGTLLEIAVAQGRLEQLREWALECGITAVEVSNGLGLLERDRKADLVRQLSGDFVVAAEAGSKDATVPVDADAWAAEMKADLDAGARWVIAEGRESGTVGIYQFDGEVRDDLVASLLSVIPLERIIFEAPHKAQQTWFIRSLGPDVNLGNIAPEEVVPLETLRLGLRADTALMGLAAGTR, from the coding sequence GTGGAGGAGACGGTGTCGTTGCCCTCGTTCCTCGACCTGCCACCACGGCAGGCCAAGCCGCGCGAGCGCGGACTGACGCATGTGCTCGACAAGGGCCTGGGGCTGTCGGCGACCCACGGCCTGTTGGAGCAGGCGGGCCATCTGATCGACGTGGTGAAGGTCGGGTGGGGGATCGGGTACATCGACCCGGGGCTGCGCGAGCGGGTCGCGGCCTACCGCGCGGCCGACGTCCTGGTCAGCCTGGGCGGGACCCTGCTCGAGATCGCCGTCGCCCAGGGGCGCCTGGAGCAGTTGCGGGAGTGGGCACTGGAGTGCGGGATCACCGCGGTCGAGGTGTCGAACGGCCTCGGCCTGCTCGAGCGCGACCGCAAGGCGGACCTGGTCCGGCAGCTGAGCGGGGACTTCGTCGTCGCCGCGGAGGCGGGGTCCAAGGACGCCACCGTCCCCGTCGACGCCGACGCGTGGGCGGCGGAGATGAAGGCCGACCTCGACGCCGGGGCCCGGTGGGTGATCGCGGAGGGCCGGGAGTCGGGCACCGTGGGGATCTACCAGTTCGACGGCGAGGTGCGTGACGACCTGGTCGCCAGCCTGCTGTCGGTGATCCCGCTGGAGCGCATCATCTTCGAGGCGCCGCACAAGGCCCAGCAGACCTGGTTCATCCGCAGCCTCGGTCCCGACGTCAACCTCGGCAACATCGCGCCGGAGGAGGTGGTCCCGCTGGAGACGCTGCGGCTCGGGCTGCGCGCGGACACCGCGCTCATGGGCCTCGCGGCGGGCACCCGATGA